CGATCTCTTCCACCTTCCGGTGCAGGGCGGCCTCGTCGCGGGCCGCGAGCGTGAACCAGAGGTTGTAGTCGTGGTCTCTGAGGTAGTTGTGCGAGACGCCGGGCTCCCGGTTGATCGCCGACGCGAGTTCGTCCACCCGGTCCGGCGGCACCCGCATGCCGATGAGCGTGGAGGCGGCGAGGCCGAGCCGTGCCGACTCGACGACCGGGGATATGCTCCGGATGATCCCCTCGCCGGTGAGCCGGCGCACCCGCCGGAGCACCTCGGCCTCCGGTATCCCGATGCGGTCCCCGATCTCCCGCCACGGCCGCGACGCCAGGGGAAAGTCGTCCTGCAGCACCTCAAGGAGCCGTCTGTCCAGAGGGTCCAGGCAGCAGTCGGTCATGCTTCACCCCCCCCCGCCCGGCAGGTAAGGGCAGCCGGGGTCCTCCGCGAGGATATCCCCGGCCGCCCCCCATGAGCGGACCGGCACCCCGCAGGCGTCGTCCCGCCGCCGCCTGACCCCGTAGGCACGTGCGCGACACCCGCCGCAGGCCCGGCGGTACTCGCACTCCCCGCACTTCCCTCCCAGGCGGTCGGGGTCGCGGAGCGCGGCAAAGACGGGGGAGCCGTGCCAGATCTCGCCGAAGGGCGTCTCGCGGACGTTGCCGACCGCGACGGGGAGGTACGGGCAGGGCGTCACGTCCCCGGCCGGGGTGATCCGGCAGTAGGCCGTGCCGGCGATGCACCCCCTGCCCCACCCGCCGGTATCGAGCCCCATCCCTGCGGCAACCCGGACGAACTGCGGGGCGCAGGTCGGCCGGACCGAGAGCCCCGGTTCCCCGGCGTGCGCGAGGATGCGCCCGATCGCCGCCTCGCAGGCTTCCGGCGGGATGCCGGCGAGGTCTTCCGCCCGGCCCGTCGGGACCAGGAAGAAGAACTGGTAGTCGAAGACGCCGAGATCCTTCCCGAACGCGACGATCCCGTCGACCTCGGCGGCGCCGGCCCCGCCGATCGAGGCGTTGATCTGGACGGGGATGCCCACCCCCCGGAGAGCGCGGATGCCGTCGACCGCCCGCTCCCATGCACCGTCGACGCCCCGGAAAGCGTCGTGGACGGCCGGGTCCGTCGAGTCGATGCTGACCGCCACCCTCCCGATGCCGGCCTCCCGGATCCGGGCCGCGGCCGCGTCGTCGATCAGGACGCCGCTCGTCCCCATCGCGACCCGGAGCCCGCGACCGGCGGCGTGGGCGGCGAGGTCGAAGATATCGGGCCGGAGGAGGGGCTCACCGCCGCTGAGGACAAGGATCGGCCTCCCGAGGGCGGCTATCCCATCGATCAGGGCCTTCCCTTCGCCGGTATCGAGTTCGCCGGGCGACCCGTGTTCGTCCGCGTCGATGGAGCAGTGGGCGCAGGCGAGGGTACACCGCGACGTGACGTTCCAGGAGACGATGCGCGGCCCGTTCCCGGCGTTCAGGTCCCCGCTCATCCCCGCCACTCCCGCCGGTATCGGCACCGGAACATTCCATCAGACATCGGGTATCCCATCGCGACCGGGGTATAAATATCTGATCCGCCCCTGCTCCGCCATCACCCCACGATGAAGTCGCCGTTCATGAAAGGATGGGCGTCGCACTGGAAGTAGTAGGTCCCCGGCAATGAAGGTGCTATGAAGGTGTAGACGGTCTCGGCAGGCCCCGTGATGAACTCGCCCATGAAGAACCGTTCCGACCGGAGTGAACTGTCGTAAACCGCGAGGTTGTGGGGGATGCCCTGGTCCTCGTTCCTGAAGAAGACCGTCACGACGGCTCCTGCCGGGACCGTGATGGCCTCCGTATCGAACGCGAAATCCGCTGCAGTGAGATTCATCACGGCGGCATCGTCCCCGACGGTGACGTTCACCGTCTCAAAGACGAGCGGGACGAGCGGCGTCCCGTCGTCGTTGACGAGCTGCACCGAGAGGTTGTGCTCGCCCGGCGTCACGTTCTCCCAGGTGTGGGTGGTGTTCGTGGAGGCGGCGTACCAGCCGGTCTCCGGGACGGCGGGAGCGCTCGCGTTCGCCGGGACCGGGGCGTCCAGGTAGTAGTGCAGCAGGCCCCCGCCCGGAGCGTCCGGCTCTCCGGGGGGCTCGACGAGGGTGAAGTTGGTCAGGTTCACCCGGACGGTCACGTTCCCGGCCAGAATCGCCCCCTCGGTGGGCTCGACGATGGAGACCCGCGGTCCGGCGGTCGCGTTCTCCGCACCCTCCTCCTGGGCGGCCGCCCCGGCGGAGAGGGCCGCACACCCCACCACCAGGGTGAGGATCAGAAGACCCAATACTCTCTTCATGCGGGCCCGGGGACCGGAGACACGATATATCTTTGGGCTGTCCCGGTGCGTCCGGGAGACGACCGGCAGGGACCGGGCTGCCGGGGGTCCTCCGACAGATACTTATGACTGCACCGCAGGTCAGTCCCCCATGACCATGGAGAGCAACAGGATCTCATACCACGACTCGGTGAGGACCGTCTACGAGCGGCTCAGGAGAGACGGCATGTCCAACGTCTGGGACCGTTACGAGGCGCAGGGCCTCGGGAAAGACCCCGACAAGCGGTGCGGCTACTGCCAGGCTGGAGCACGATGCGACTTCTGCTCGAACGGCCCCTGCCGGGCGGACGCCTCCCGGAACCACCGGGGCGTCTGCGGGATCAACGCCGACGGCATGGCGATGCGGATGATGCTTCTTCGAAACGTCATGGGCGCGTCGAACTACCACTTCCACGCAGCGCAGGCGGTCCGCACCCTCCGGGCGACCGCGGAGGGGAAGACCCCGTTCTCGATCGCGGAGCCGGAGAAACTCCGGTCGTTTGCGGGACGGCTCGGCATCGAGACCGGCGGAAGCGACGCCGAGGTCGCGCTCCGGCTCTGCGACTTCGTGGAGGAGGACTTCCACCGGTTCACCCACGAGCCGAGCCGGATCGTGGAGCGGCTCGCTCCCCCTGAGCGGAAAGAGGCCTGGAAACGGCTCAAACTCTTCCCCGGCGGGATCTACGGGGAGACGATCGTCGATACGGCCTCGACCCTCACGAACGTCGACGGCTGGTTCGCGAGCCACGCCATGCGGGCGATGCGCCTCGGCGTCGCGATGGCCTACCAGAGCCAGATCGTCCTCGAATATATCCAGGACATCCTCTACGGCATCCCCCGCCCGCACCCGATGCGGGTCGACCTTGGGGTGCTCGACCCCGACTACGTCAACATCCTCCCGAACGGCCACGAACCCTTCCTCGGGTTTGCCCTCATCGACCTCGCCCGCACCGGCGAGTGGCAGCAGAAGGCGAAGGATGCGGGGGCGAAGGGCCTCCGGATCATCGCGAACATCGAGACCGGGCAGGAGCTGATCCAGCGGAGGGAGATGGACGAGGTCTTCTACGGCTACACGGGGAACTGGATCATGCAGGAGGCGGTCCTCGCCACCGGGGCGGTGGACGTCTTTGCCGCCGACATGAACTGCTCCCTCCCGCTCGACCCCATCTACGCCGAGAAGTACCACTTCAAGCTGATCCCGGTGAGCGAGGTCGTGGTCTTCGAGGGCGGAACGGACCGGCTCGAGTACGTCCCCGAGGAGGCAAAGGAGCAGGCGGCGACTCTCCTCCGGATGGGGGTCGAGAACTTCAAGGAGCGGCACAACACGATCGAACCGATCCGGGGCCTTCCCGTGCGGGAGGCGGTCGTCGGCTTTGCTCCCGAGAGCATCGTCGATGCGCTCGGCGGGAGCCTCGACCCGCTGCTCGGTGCTATCAAGGACGGGACGATCCGGGGAATCGTGGGGCTCGTCTCCTGCACCACGCTGCGTGATTCCGGGCAGGACGTCCACACCGTTGCGGTCGCGGAGAACCTGATCGCCCGCGACGTCCTGGTGCTCGGGATGGGCTGCGGGGTCGCGGGCCTCCAGGTCGCCGGGCTCTGCTCCCCGGAGGCGAAGGAGAAGGCCGGGCCGGGGCTGAAAGGCCTCTGCACGGCGCTCGGTGTTCCGCCGGTGCTCGGTTTCGGGACCTGCACCGATACCGGCAGGTGCGCCGACCTCCTCCTCTCGGTCTCCGAAGCCCTCGGCGGCGTCCCCCTCCCCGACCTCCCGGTCGCCGTCGCGGCTCCTGAGTACATGGAGCAGAAGGCGACGATCGACGCTCTGTTTGCGCTCGCGCTCGGCCTCTACACCTACGTCAACCCGATCCCGACCGTGACCGGGGGGCCGGACCTGGTGAAACTCCTCACCGAGGACCTGCCCGGCATCACGGGCGGGGTGCTCCACGTCGAAACGGACGCAAAGGCGGCGACGGACGGGATCCTCGCGCACATCGAGGGGAAGCGGGCAAAACTGGGGCTCTAAAATCTCACATCCCCTTTTATCAGAGACCCGGCGCGGAACGGAAAGCCTTTAAAGCCCGGCAGCCAAGGGAGACATAAATGGGCTCCTCACACCGCACGGGAGCGGACTTTCTCCTGATCAACCTCCTCCTCCTCGTCCTCACCCAGCCCGGCGCACTCGTCCTGGCCGGGTTCGATCCGCCGTTCGGCCTCGCGGTGAGCGCCACCACCTGGATGGCCGCGTTCGTCGGCGTCTCCCCCCTCGCCGTCCTCTACATCCTCATCAAAAGCGAGTCCCTCGGCAGGCGGTTCCTCCCGGCAGCGGCGGCGTACATCGTCCTGATACTCGCCGTCGCCTACGCGTCCTACCTCATGCAGCAGCCCCTCTTTGAGGGGTTCAGGGCGCCGGGCTACGAGCAGTCATTTCCCATCTTCCTTGCCGCCTCCGTCCTGACCGCCGTCATCTCGTTGACGCTTCTCCCGGTCGGCCTCCTCGCCTACGCGGGAGACCCCGAAAACCTCCCCCTGCTCGCCGTGAATCTCGCGCTCCTCGCGGCGGCCGTGCTCCTCTGGCGCCTGCGCTCGCGGGGCGAAGGACCCTACAGGGAGCCCTGAACGGGTGTACCTCGCAGGGTGACACCACGCATTTCCCCTCCTGAAAGACCGTTACGTGGAGGAGGGCCGCAGACCGGCCCCGGCCTCCGCCGGGCCGTCGATGCAGTCGGCGTTCGCGATCATCCGGTTGACGAACTGCCGCTGGACGCAGGAGATGAACGGCAGGGTGATCACGACGGCGTTACGGACCCCGTCTTCGCGGTAGACGATCATGCAGACCCGGTCGTCGGCGATGAAGATGTACTCGAGCAGGAACGCCGACCCGTCCACCGGGATCGGCCCGCAGTAGAGCTTCTCAAAGATGTTCTCCTGGAAGAAGGTGCAGAACGGCTTCGGGACGTAGAGGGAGGCATCTCCGAGCGGCTTTCGGATCCCGCGCTTGCCGTTCGGGAGGAGGACGCTCACGGGGTGCTCCCGCGACGCACCGGCGATCAGCCGGGCGAACTCGCCGATCTCCCGGTAGTCCAGGCAGACGACCGCGAGGTCGCGGGTGACGCCGCTGGCGAGCGACTCCACGTGGCGCCGGATGCTCCACTCGCCCTGCACGTACCAGATCGGCGAGTTCTTCGACCGGGCGTCGAGCGAGAGGGCGTCGAGCGCCTGCACCGCCGCCGTCGCCGCGGCATCGGCGGCGGTCTTTAAGTGGTGGATGACGACGGCGGGCTCGGCGGGGATGTAGATGTGGGGGTTCCCGCGCCGGACGGTGATGAAACCCCTGCCGGCAAGCCCTTCGGCGATGTCGTAGACCCGCGGCCGGGGAACCCCGCTCGCCTCGTGTACCTGGCGGGCGCTCCCCTCCCCGATCCCCACAAGGGCCGCGTAGACCCGGGCCTCGTACTCCGTCAGCCCGAGCGTCATCAGGTTCCGGATCATCTCGTCCATTGTTGTTACTATGATAGTTACACGAGAGTTAAACCTTCGTGAGTCCCATCTGCTCTGAAGGATTCCGGTGAGACCATGCGGCTCAATAGCATCCTGAACCGCCTGCTGCGGCTTATCGGCCGGGAAGGCCGGGACCGTTCCGGGGCAGGCTCCGACGACGCCTGCTCCCTCCTCATCGACCTCTTCGCCGGGGATAGCGGCGAGGCGGGACCGGGAGGAACGGTATCGGTGGAGGCGATCCGTGCGGCCTGCCGCCGGATGCAGGGCGCGAAGACGAAGGATGAACTCCTCCATATCATCGCCGACGAAGTGGCGGCGTTCGACCTGCACGACCTCGAGCAGATGAACGCCCGGTTCGAGCGGAAGGCCGCCCACCTCCCGGAGGGATACCGCGACCGTCTCCTCGCAAGCGTCAGGGAGGAGATCTTCGCGGCGCACCACCGGCTGGTCCTTCTCTCGCGCAACGGGGGCGGCTCCGACGAGCCCCCGGACCCGGCGCTCGGCGCCTACTGCTCGATGGTGGCGGAGGCCTGCGCCGCAAAGGCGCGGGAGAAGGACCCGAAATATCTCTACCTGAAGTACCTCCTCTCCGCGTTCACCATCTTCATCCTCGAGGAGCCCGCCCACCCGGTCGGCACCCCCTTCCCCGGCGGCCAGATCGTCGACGAGTGGGAGGGGACCTACCTCTGCCCGGTCAGGGATAAGGCCGACGACGTTCCTTTTGCCCTCTGCCCCTTCTGCCCCGCGGTCCAGAGCGACGAGCCGACCTACCCGGAGATGCGGGCCCGCCGCGAGGAGCGGAGGCGGCGCGAGAACCTCGCGAATTACTGGACGAATTATAAGGGATGAACACCATGAGCGTAACTGGAGATGAATGCAATGAAGATTGTTGACGTAGCAGAGGAGCCGATCGGCGAGAACCCGCACCACGTCGACGCCCGGAAGGTCTACGACACCGAGCACGCGACGGCGGTGGTGATCACCCTCGCCCCCGGAGAGTCATTGAAGAAGCACATCACCCCGGTGGACGTCTTCTTCTACGTCCTTGAAGGGACCGGGATCGTCGAGATCGGCGACGAACGCGCCGAGGTCTGGAAGGACCACCTGGTCGAGAGCCCGGCGAAGATCCCGCACCGCTGGACGAACGAGAGCGATCAAACCTTCAAGGTGCTCGTGGTGAAGGTCCCGCGTCCGACGACCGAGACGAGACTGCTGTAAGCGTGGAATGGCCATCGAGTCGGTCCCGATGGTACAGGCCCCATCTACGATCTTATGGCGTCCGGTACCCGGGCCGACGTCTCCGTCATCGTTGCCGCCGGTCCTGGGAAATGCTGCCTCTGCGGCCGGTGCATGGAGGTCTGCCCGGCGGACGGGGCGCCGGCGTGTGGAAAGAAGAGAAGAGTATATGCGAAGGGCATCAGAATAAAAGAAGAGGTTGGCAAACAATGGCTAAAGAGAATCGTGCAGAGTTACAGGGGAAGGTCCTCCGGCTGGCGGACCTCGTCGCCTACCAGGACGGGACCGTGGCAAGCAGGATGATCATCAACAACCGGTCGGGGAGCATCACCCTCTTCTCGTTCGACGAGGACGAGGGGCTCTCGGAACATACCGCGCCCTACGATGCGGTCGTGACGATCCTCGACGGCGAGTGCGAGGTCTGGGTCGCGGGCGAGACATCCCGGATGCGCGAGGGCGAGACGATCATCTTCCCGGCGAACGTCCCCCACGCCCTCTCGGCCATAACCCGGTTCAAGATGTCGCTCACGATGATACGGGAGTGAAGTTCATGACGAACGAGAAGGAAGGCGACTACTGCACCATATGCGGCGGGGTCCGGCCGGACGCGATCAAGATCCGGACGGTCCTCGTGGACGGGAAGGAGACCGGCATCAACCAGCTCGACCTCATCGTCTCCGGCGTGCGGGACCTGAACCTCAAGGATGACGCCGCCGCCCGCGAAGAACTCCTCAAAAGGGCCGGGGCGTTCAACTTCATCCCGACAAAGAAGCGGGAAGCCTACGCCGATGCCCTGATGAAGGAATATAAGGCAGCTTTGAAGTGAGCTCCCGGCAGAAGAGCGACGAGCGCGGGTTGCTTCCTCCCTCTGCCCGGCACAACGGCCGGCAAGAGCGCAGGGCACCCCTTGTCAGTGCACCTCTCCCGGAACCCTTTTTTACCGGCACGTATCCCTGCCGGCCGGCAGGATGCGGGAATACCAGAGAGAGCGGCAAAAAAAAGAAATTTAGGCGCTGATAGCGGCAAGTCTGCCGTCATCGCGCATGAAGATCCAGTAGCCCTCGGTCGGGAAGAGGTTCTGGTCTTCACCCTGTTCGCCCGTCTGGTTGTTGATGAGCGCCGGGTGGTAGTTCTGGTTCTCCGCGTCGAAGCCGATGACGGAGACCCAGTTATCCTCCACCGACTTGAGCGTCTCATCCGCAGTTCGCGGGGTCAGGTCGGAGTAGCCGATGGCGTTCCATCCCGGGCTGAGCGTCTTCGATGCAGGTGACCTCATCGGATTGGTGCTGAGGTTCAGCTGCAGGGTCAGATCCTCGGTCGAATAGACCCAGTAGCCCTCAAGGACCTGCAGGGTCGTGTTCGCGCCCACAGGAGTGAAGCCGGTCGCCGGGGCAAAGGTGTAGACCGATCGCCCACCGGTGTCGACATCGCCAAAGACTGCCTCCACGGTGTTGTTACCAACAGAGAGCTGTCTCGGGATGGAGACGAAGTTCCAGCCGCCATACAGTTCGAGGTCTACAGTCTCCTCGGCCGGCGGGGCCGGCGGCAGCGTCGGCATCGGCGTCACGTTCGCCGTCGGAGTCGGAGTCGGCGTCACGTTCTCGTCCGGAGTCGGAGTCGGCGTCACGTTCTCGTCCGGAGTCGGAGTCGGCGTCACGTTCTCGTCCGGAGTCGGAGTCGGCGTCACGTTCTCGTCCGGAGTCGGGGTCGGTGTCACGTTCTCGTCCGGGGTCGGAGTCGGTGTCACGTTCTCGTCGGGCGTCGGAGTCGGTGTCACGTTCTCGTCGGGCGTCGGAATCG
This portion of the Methanoculleus caldifontis genome encodes:
- the ahbA gene encoding siroheme decarboxylase subunit alpha, giving the protein MTDCCLDPLDRRLLEVLQDDFPLASRPWREIGDRIGIPEAEVLRRVRRLTGEGIIRSISPVVESARLGLAASTLIGMRVPPDRVDELASAINREPGVSHNYLRDHDYNLWFTLAARDEAALHRKVEEIAVRTGVSPHDLLNLPSVRRFKIGVRFRFAPDGGDGL
- a CDS encoding radical SAM/SPASM domain-containing protein; protein product: MSGDLNAGNGPRIVSWNVTSRCTLACAHCSIDADEHGSPGELDTGEGKALIDGIAALGRPILVLSGGEPLLRPDIFDLAAHAAGRGLRVAMGTSGVLIDDAAAARIREAGIGRVAVSIDSTDPAVHDAFRGVDGAWERAVDGIRALRGVGIPVQINASIGGAGAAEVDGIVAFGKDLGVFDYQFFFLVPTGRAEDLAGIPPEACEAAIGRILAHAGEPGLSVRPTCAPQFVRVAAGMGLDTGGWGRGCIAGTAYCRITPAGDVTPCPYLPVAVGNVRETPFGEIWHGSPVFAALRDPDRLGGKCGECEYRRACGGCRARAYGVRRRRDDACGVPVRSWGAAGDILAEDPGCPYLPGGGG
- a CDS encoding cupredoxin domain-containing protein, which produces MKRVLGLLILTLVVGCAALSAGAAAQEEGAENATAGPRVSIVEPTEGAILAGNVTVRVNLTNFTLVEPPGEPDAPGGGLLHYYLDAPVPANASAPAVPETGWYAASTNTTHTWENVTPGEHNLSVQLVNDDGTPLVPLVFETVNVTVGDDAAVMNLTAADFAFDTEAITVPAGAVVTVFFRNEDQGIPHNLAVYDSSLRSERFFMGEFITGPAETVYTFIAPSLPGTYYFQCDAHPFMNGDFIVG
- the cooS gene encoding anaerobic carbon-monoxide dehydrogenase catalytic subunit; the encoded protein is MTMESNRISYHDSVRTVYERLRRDGMSNVWDRYEAQGLGKDPDKRCGYCQAGARCDFCSNGPCRADASRNHRGVCGINADGMAMRMMLLRNVMGASNYHFHAAQAVRTLRATAEGKTPFSIAEPEKLRSFAGRLGIETGGSDAEVALRLCDFVEEDFHRFTHEPSRIVERLAPPERKEAWKRLKLFPGGIYGETIVDTASTLTNVDGWFASHAMRAMRLGVAMAYQSQIVLEYIQDILYGIPRPHPMRVDLGVLDPDYVNILPNGHEPFLGFALIDLARTGEWQQKAKDAGAKGLRIIANIETGQELIQRREMDEVFYGYTGNWIMQEAVLATGAVDVFAADMNCSLPLDPIYAEKYHFKLIPVSEVVVFEGGTDRLEYVPEEAKEQAATLLRMGVENFKERHNTIEPIRGLPVREAVVGFAPESIVDALGGSLDPLLGAIKDGTIRGIVGLVSCTTLRDSGQDVHTVAVAENLIARDVLVLGMGCGVAGLQVAGLCSPEAKEKAGPGLKGLCTALGVPPVLGFGTCTDTGRCADLLLSVSEALGGVPLPDLPVAVAAPEYMEQKATIDALFALALGLYTYVNPIPTVTGGPDLVKLLTEDLPGITGGVLHVETDAKAATDGILAHIEGKRAKLGL
- a CDS encoding TrmB family transcriptional regulator; the encoded protein is MDEMIRNLMTLGLTEYEARVYAALVGIGEGSARQVHEASGVPRPRVYDIAEGLAGRGFITVRRGNPHIYIPAEPAVVIHHLKTAADAAATAAVQALDALSLDARSKNSPIWYVQGEWSIRRHVESLASGVTRDLAVVCLDYREIGEFARLIAGASREHPVSVLLPNGKRGIRKPLGDASLYVPKPFCTFFQENIFEKLYCGPIPVDGSAFLLEYIFIADDRVCMIVYREDGVRNAVVITLPFISCVQRQFVNRMIANADCIDGPAEAGAGLRPSST
- a CDS encoding DUF2115 domain-containing protein, translating into MRLNSILNRLLRLIGREGRDRSGAGSDDACSLLIDLFAGDSGEAGPGGTVSVEAIRAACRRMQGAKTKDELLHIIADEVAAFDLHDLEQMNARFERKAAHLPEGYRDRLLASVREEIFAAHHRLVLLSRNGGGSDEPPDPALGAYCSMVAEACAAKAREKDPKYLYLKYLLSAFTIFILEEPAHPVGTPFPGGQIVDEWEGTYLCPVRDKADDVPFALCPFCPAVQSDEPTYPEMRARREERRRRENLANYWTNYKG
- a CDS encoding cupin domain-containing protein, translating into MKIVDVAEEPIGENPHHVDARKVYDTEHATAVVITLAPGESLKKHITPVDVFFYVLEGTGIVEIGDERAEVWKDHLVESPAKIPHRWTNESDQTFKVLVVKVPRPTTETRLL
- a CDS encoding cupin domain-containing protein; this translates as MAKENRAELQGKVLRLADLVAYQDGTVASRMIINNRSGSITLFSFDEDEGLSEHTAPYDAVVTILDGECEVWVAGETSRMREGETIIFPANVPHALSAITRFKMSLTMIRE
- a CDS encoding NAC family transcription factor, with protein sequence MTNEKEGDYCTICGGVRPDAIKIRTVLVDGKETGINQLDLIVSGVRDLNLKDDAAAREELLKRAGAFNFIPTKKREAYADALMKEYKAALK